A genomic stretch from Solanum stenotomum isolate F172 chromosome 8, ASM1918654v1, whole genome shotgun sequence includes:
- the LOC125872913 gene encoding NF-X1-type zinc finger protein NFXL2 — MISTSTTLAPLLSPPSSDSDSDSSSHRHHHSDLSSTIFKSYLELSGDHHNQKHDLIKIQAFLTSSRSGALSCLICLERIRPSDPTWSCSSRCFAVFHLHCIQSWGVQSSNLAAVRAITRAATPNDSSLLWHCPKCRIEYSKSQIPKTYYCFCGKLPDPPHDPWVLPHSCGEICGRPLMYNCGHNCLLLCHPGPCPSCPKLVKSKCFCGAVEDVKRCGFKNFSCNGVCKKMLDCNTHRCNEICHEDDCPPCKAKGMFKCQCGKVEMKRECFDRVFRCENPCEKLLGCGRHKCEKGCHEGDCGDCPLQGKRTCPCGKKVYEGIACDVVVSVCGATCGKMLSCGFHRCPERCHRGPCIETCRVVITKSCRCGSYKKQVPCHQDMTCERKCQKLRDCGKHACKRRCCDGDCPPCSEMCDRKLRCRNHKCPAPCHRGSCAPCPVMVTISCLCGETHFEVPCGAEAEQKPPKCRKSCSVGRLCRHASNCKPHRCHYGACPPCRLLCDEEYPCGHKCELRCHGPTPPPLPEFTLKPKKKRPNNQIEPTPGSPCPPCPQLVWRSCLGNHVGAERMMVCSDRAIFSCDNLCGNPLACGNHYCTNVCHTLVTSSSKLDSSRRAETCEMCTLPCQQERRATCPHPCPLPCHPRECPPCKALIKRSCHCGSMVHVFECIYYNSLSAKEQLTVRSCGGPCHRKLPNCTHLCPETCHPGECPSPDQCSKKVNVRCGCQSLKKELLCKDVQAAYRSSGTDPKYVSRNQYGLGILPCNSDCRSKVKASEAELQHRKSKAPEEKEPETKDNVKRRRRRVRAPEDEKTSTLQRIVAGIRIFLLFVITIIALIASVYLGYKGLQWLSERMNEAEIQRQRRYTRT; from the exons ATGATCTCCACTTCTACCACCCTTGCACCACTTCTCTCACCGCCATCTTCCGACTCCGATTCCGATTCCTCCTCCCATCGCCACCATCATTCTGACCTCTCTTCCACCATCTTCAAGTCTTACCTTGAACTTTCCGGTGACCACCACAACCAAAAACATGACCTCATCAAAATCCAAGCTTTTCTCACTTCTTCTCGTTCCGGTGCTCTCTCATGCCTCATTTGCCTCGAAAGAATCCGTCCCTCTGATCCCACATGGTCCTGTTCCTCTCGCTGTTTCGCCGTCTTTCATCTCCACTGCATTCAATCGTGGGGTGTTCAGTCCTCCAATTTGGCTGCAGTCCGTGCCATCACGCGCGCTGCCACTCCAAATGACAGCTCTCTTCTATGGCACTGCCCTAAATGCCGCATTGAGTATTCTAAATCGCAGATCCCTAAAACATACTATTGTTTCTGTGGAAAACTTCCAGACCCACCTCATGATCCTTGGGTTTTACCTCATTCTTGCGGTGAAATTTGTGGGAGGCCATTGATGTACAATTGTGGACACAATTGCTTATTGTTGTGTCACCCTGGACCTTGTCCGTCTTGTCCTAAATTGGTGAAATCCAAGTGTTTTTGTGGGGCTGTGGAAGATGTCAAACGATGTGGGTTTAAGAATTTCTCGTGTAATGGTGTTTGTAAAAAAATGTTGGATTGCAACACTCATAGGTGCAATGAAATTTGCCATGAGGATGATTGCCCTCCTTGTAAAGCTAAAGGCATGTTTAAGTGTCAGTGTGGGAAGGTTGAGATGAAAAGAGAGTGTTTTGATAGGGTCTTTAGATGTGAAAATCCATGTGAGAAGTTACTTGGGTGTGGGAGGCATAAGTGTGAGAAAGGTTGTCATGAGGGTGACTGTGGAGATTGTCCACTTCAAGGGAAGAGGACTTGCCCTTGTGGGAAAAAAGTTTATGAAGGGATTGCCTGTGATGTTGTGGTTTCAGTATGTGGAGCAACATGTGGTAAAATGCTGAGCTGTGGATTTCATAGGTGCCCTGAAAGGTGCCACAGAGGCCCCTGCATTGAAACTTGTAGGGTGGTTATTACCAAATCATGTAGGTGCGGGAGTTATAAGAAACAG GTTCCTTGCCATCAAGACATGACATGTGAAAGGAAGTGTCAGAAATTGCGGGACTGTGGAAAACATGCCTGTAAACGCCGCTGCTGTGACGGGGATTGCCCACCTTGTTCTGAG ATGTGTGACAGGAAGCTCCGTTGTAGGAACCACAAGTGTCCAGCTCCATGCCACAG AGGCTCTTGTGCACCCTGCCCGGTAATGGTCACAATTTCATGTTTGTGCGGAGAGACACATTTTGAG GTTCCTTGTGGTGCAGAAGCTGAACAAAAACCTCCAAAATGTCGTAAATCATGTTCTGTAGGTCGCTTATGCAGGCACGCTTCTAATTGCAAG CCACATAGGTGTCACTATGGAGCTTGCCCACCATGTCGTTTGCTTTGTGATGAAGAATATCCTTGTGGGCACAAGTGTGAATTGAG GTGCCATGGCCCTACGCCTCCTCCTCTTCCAGAATTCACTTTGAAACCAAAGAAAAAGAGACCGAACAATCAAATTGAACCTACGCCTGGTTCACCATGCCCCCCATGCCCACAACTTGTTTGGAGGTCTTGTTTGGGTAATCATGTAGGAGCAGAAAGAATG ATGGTCTGCTCCGACAGGGCAATATTTTCATGTGACAATCTGTGTGGAAATCCTCTTGCTTGTGGAAATCACTACTGCACTAATGTTTGCCATACCTTGGTTACTAGTAGTTCAAAATTAGATAGTAGTAGAAGAGCCGAGACTTGTGAAATGTGCACTCTTCCTTGCCAACAG GAGCGGAGAGCTACTTGTCCTCATCCTTGTCCCTTGCCTTGTCATCCTAGAGAATGTCCCCCTTGCAAAGCACTGATAAAACGTTCATGTCACTGCGGTTCCATGGTTCATGTATTTGAGTGCATATACTACAACAGCTTGTCAGCAAAAGAGCAGCTAACTGTTCGGTCATGTGGTGGACCATGCCATAG AAAATTACCTAATTGTACGCACCTCTGCCCTGAAACATGTCATCCTGGTGAATGTCCATCTCCTGATCAATGCTCCAAGAAG GTTAATGTTCGTTGTGGATGCCAAAGTTTGAAAAAAGAGTTGCTATGTAAGGATGTCCAAGCAGCCTATCGAAGTAGTGGTACTGATCCTAAATATGTATCAAGAAACCAATATGGACTTGGCATCCTCCCTTGCAATTCAGATTGCAGGAGCAAAGTGAAAGCTTCTGAGGCAGAGTTGCAACATCGTAAATCAAAAGCTCCCGAG GAAAAGGAACCAGAAACAAAAGATAATGTGAAGCGAAGACGGAGACGAGTACGGGCACCTGAAGACGAGAAAACTTCGACACTGCAG AGAATTGTAGCTGGCATCAggatatttcttctatttgttaTCACTATAATAGCTCTAATTGCTTCAGTATATTTGGGTTATAAAGGCCTACAATGGCTTTCTGAACGGATGAATGAAGCTGAAATACAGCGACAAAGAAGATACACACGAACATAG